The proteins below are encoded in one region of Streptomyces cyanogenus:
- a CDS encoding VOC family protein, whose product MSHIPVDKGGPLTPHQDLHSEQGALRGEHPGRARNPVIKVADLAWLEFEKPDLDRAEVFARDFGFAIVARTERELWLRGTFAGSPCMVIRRGQASRFLGPAFRAAERADLDRLARATGNDVRDIDVPGGGQAVALLDPSGLPVRVVHCAEPLPALPGQQPLILNTGIEGRRTNTTQRPPREPSRIQRLGHVVLETRTFTRTLDWYLDTLGMIVSDFLFLDGQRQRGPTMAFIRCDQGSTPVDHHTLALHLGPGTGYVHSAYQVTDLDAIAAGGEYLAERGYRRSWGIGRHIQGSQLFDYWRDPDRFMLEHFADGDLFSCELEPGWAPMSASGLAQWGPPVTRDFLGANPSPAKLREVLTALRGDNELDPARLLGLMKAMSS is encoded by the coding sequence ATGTCCCACATCCCCGTTGACAAGGGCGGTCCTCTGACGCCCCACCAGGACCTCCACAGTGAGCAGGGCGCCCTACGCGGTGAACACCCCGGACGAGCCCGGAATCCGGTGATCAAAGTGGCGGACCTGGCCTGGCTGGAGTTCGAGAAGCCGGACCTGGACCGCGCCGAGGTGTTCGCCCGTGACTTCGGCTTCGCTATCGTCGCCCGTACCGAGCGGGAACTGTGGCTGCGCGGCACGTTCGCGGGCTCCCCGTGCATGGTCATCCGGCGTGGGCAGGCGTCCCGCTTCCTCGGGCCGGCGTTCCGCGCGGCTGAACGGGCCGATCTGGATCGGCTGGCCCGCGCGACCGGCAATGACGTCCGGGACATCGACGTCCCCGGCGGCGGACAGGCGGTCGCCCTGCTCGATCCCTCCGGCCTCCCGGTCCGGGTGGTGCACTGCGCCGAACCGCTGCCCGCGCTGCCCGGGCAGCAGCCGCTGATCCTCAACACCGGCATCGAAGGCCGTCGTACGAACACCACCCAGCGCCCGCCCCGCGAACCGTCCCGCATCCAGCGCCTCGGCCACGTTGTGCTGGAGACGAGGACGTTCACCCGCACCCTGGACTGGTACCTGGACACCCTTGGCATGATCGTGTCCGACTTCCTGTTCCTGGACGGGCAGCGCCAGCGCGGGCCGACCATGGCGTTCATCCGCTGCGACCAGGGCAGCACGCCCGTGGACCACCACACCCTCGCCCTGCACCTCGGGCCGGGCACCGGCTACGTCCACTCCGCCTACCAGGTCACCGACCTCGACGCGATCGCCGCCGGCGGGGAGTACCTGGCCGAGCGGGGCTACCGGCGCAGCTGGGGGATCGGCCGACACATCCAGGGCAGCCAGCTCTTCGACTACTGGCGGGATCCCGACCGCTTCATGCTGGAGCACTTCGCCGACGGCGACCTGTTCTCCTGCGAGCTCGAACCCGGATGGGCACCGATGTCGGCGAGCGGCCTCGCGCAGTGGGGACCACCGGTCACCCGTGACTTCCTGGGCGCCAACCCCTCCCCCGCCAAGCTCCGCGAGGTCCTGACGGCCCTGCGCGGCGACAACGAACTCGACCCCGCACGCCTGCTGGGCCTGATGAAAGCGATGAGCTCATGA
- a CDS encoding bifunctional 3-(3-hydroxy-phenyl)propionate/3-hydroxycinnamic acid hydroxylase, giving the protein MSAASRRPVVIIGAGPVGVTAALLLARHGVPSLLLERHRDIYPLPRAVVVDDEVRRILQSVGVHAEFATLARPAPGLRLLDARRRVIAEFPRSPHGHHGFPQTSMFDQPELERLLRDALARRPECELRGGVEVVSVSQDTDGTAPVRVTFRRDGSDEDEHVWADAVLGCDGAGSITRDAIGAVWEDLHFEESWRVIDVRTSLPVRTWEGAEQICCPTRPATFMRVGEDRYRWEFRLAEGESLDGPEGLEQLRELVAPWVDLPSAAHGGGGGGFEVIRQARYTFRARLADRWRRGRVFLLGDAAHLTPPFIGQGLCAGLRDARNLTWKLARVLQQGAGDRLLDTYQQERKPHARHVIRVAVAVGWAMTGGQDRGAAIRRAVVGAACRIPGVTAAVSRDLSPALTANPLVRRRPRLTGRSLAGTFCPQPWVIVDGRRQRLDDILGDSFAVLTALPPTARMTGVATPLGASVIHVGDLADDGTLAAWLARGRADAVLLRPDRVVMDTVPTGTGDFTDAAAWAPLLHTARRPAEARPAP; this is encoded by the coding sequence GTGAGCGCCGCATCCCGGAGACCGGTAGTGATCATCGGCGCGGGACCCGTCGGAGTCACGGCCGCGCTCCTGCTCGCCCGGCACGGAGTGCCCAGCCTGCTCCTCGAACGCCACCGGGACATCTACCCCCTGCCGCGCGCCGTCGTCGTGGACGACGAGGTTCGCCGGATCCTGCAGAGCGTCGGCGTCCACGCGGAGTTCGCCACCCTCGCCAGGCCGGCGCCCGGGTTGCGGCTGCTGGACGCCCGGCGCCGCGTGATCGCCGAGTTCCCACGGTCCCCGCACGGCCACCACGGCTTCCCGCAGACCAGCATGTTCGACCAGCCAGAGCTGGAACGGCTGCTGCGCGACGCCCTGGCCCGTCGCCCCGAGTGCGAGCTGCGGGGCGGGGTGGAGGTCGTGTCCGTCAGCCAGGACACCGACGGAACGGCTCCGGTCCGGGTCACCTTCCGCCGCGACGGCAGCGACGAGGACGAGCACGTGTGGGCCGACGCCGTCCTCGGCTGCGACGGCGCGGGCAGCATCACCCGCGACGCCATCGGGGCCGTGTGGGAGGACCTGCATTTCGAGGAGAGCTGGCGGGTCATCGACGTGCGCACCAGTCTCCCGGTGCGCACCTGGGAAGGCGCCGAGCAGATCTGCTGTCCCACTCGCCCGGCCACCTTCATGCGAGTCGGCGAGGACCGCTACCGCTGGGAGTTCCGGCTGGCCGAGGGTGAGTCCTTGGACGGCCCGGAAGGGCTGGAGCAGTTGCGCGAGCTGGTCGCCCCCTGGGTCGACCTGCCGTCCGCTGCCCACGGGGGCGGGGGCGGCGGCTTCGAGGTGATCCGGCAGGCGCGGTACACCTTCCGGGCCCGCCTCGCCGACCGGTGGCGCCGTGGACGCGTCTTCCTGCTGGGCGACGCGGCCCACCTCACCCCGCCCTTCATCGGGCAGGGCCTGTGCGCGGGCCTGCGCGACGCCCGCAACCTCACCTGGAAACTCGCCCGCGTCCTTCAGCAGGGCGCGGGCGACCGACTGCTGGACACCTACCAGCAGGAGCGCAAGCCGCACGCCCGCCACGTGATCCGTGTCGCGGTCGCCGTCGGCTGGGCCATGACCGGCGGACAGGACCGCGGTGCGGCCATCCGCCGGGCCGTGGTGGGCGCGGCCTGCCGCATCCCCGGTGTGACCGCGGCGGTGAGCCGCGACCTCAGTCCCGCACTGACCGCCAATCCGCTGGTACGACGCCGCCCCCGGCTGACCGGCCGCTCACTGGCCGGCACCTTCTGCCCGCAACCCTGGGTGATCGTCGACGGCAGGCGACAGCGCCTCGACGACATCCTCGGAGACTCCTTCGCCGTGCTGACCGCCCTGCCGCCCACGGCACGGATGACGGGCGTGGCCACGCCCCTGGGCGCATCCGTGATCCATGTCGGCGACCTGGCCGACGACGGCACGCTGGCCGCCTGGCTGGCACGCGGCCGGGCGGATGCCGTCCTGCTGCGCCCGGACCGCGTCGTGATGGACACCGTCCCCACCGGCACCGGCGACTTCACCGACGCCGCCGCCTGGGCTCCCCTGCTGCACACGGCCCGCCGCCCCGCCGAAGCCCGGCCCGCACCCTGA
- a CDS encoding fumarylacetoacetate hydrolase family protein has product MSTNVLRTPDGWWAVRDERAVRIETKAVTTAELLADRAAVQEAAASGENGTPVADLVALPPVTTPCRVVAQMVNYRSHAKDSGFTGDIPPTFFRKASGSVSGPHDTIVRPTHVNFLDYEVELGLVMGATLPVGTVVEEQDLPSYVAGLVLTNDVSARDVQLTKTQFYESKSYPTFTPTGPYLALLEPEDFDRLIDLRLRLSVNGVTRQDRTLADMIVRPAQALTLLARFQTLAPGDLLLTGTPGGTALKAPPKPVEKIAALLPPALKWKAFFNGQAKNPLYLRDGDLVTATIATPDGRIDLGEQRTAVADAT; this is encoded by the coding sequence ATGAGCACCAACGTTCTGCGCACCCCCGACGGCTGGTGGGCCGTCCGGGACGAGCGCGCCGTCCGCATCGAGACCAAGGCGGTCACCACCGCCGAACTGCTCGCCGACCGGGCCGCCGTGCAGGAGGCCGCCGCCTCCGGCGAGAACGGCACGCCCGTCGCCGACCTGGTGGCCCTGCCTCCGGTCACCACCCCCTGCCGCGTGGTCGCCCAGATGGTCAACTACCGCAGCCACGCCAAGGACTCGGGCTTCACGGGCGACATACCGCCCACCTTCTTCCGCAAGGCGTCCGGCTCGGTCAGCGGCCCGCACGACACGATCGTCCGCCCCACGCACGTGAACTTCCTCGACTACGAAGTCGAGCTCGGCCTCGTCATGGGCGCGACGCTCCCGGTGGGCACAGTTGTGGAGGAGCAGGACCTTCCTTCGTACGTCGCCGGGCTCGTCCTCACCAACGACGTCAGCGCCCGCGACGTCCAGCTGACCAAGACCCAGTTCTACGAGAGCAAGTCCTACCCGACCTTCACCCCCACAGGCCCGTACCTTGCCCTGCTGGAGCCGGAGGACTTCGACCGTCTGATCGACCTGCGACTGCGGCTGTCGGTGAACGGAGTAACGCGTCAGGACCGCACCCTGGCCGACATGATCGTGCGGCCCGCGCAGGCGCTCACCCTGCTCGCCCGCTTCCAGACCCTCGCCCCGGGCGACCTGCTGCTGACCGGTACGCCCGGCGGCACGGCCCTGAAGGCCCCGCCCAAGCCGGTCGAGAAGATCGCCGCGCTGCTTCCGCCCGCGCTGAAATGGAAGGCGTTCTTCAACGGCCAGGCCAAGAACCCCCTGTACCTGCGCGACGGTGACCTCGTCACCGCCACGATCGCCACCCCCGACGGGCGGATCGACCTGGGCGAGCAGCGGACCGCTGTGGCGGACGCGACGTGA